From a single Glycine soja cultivar W05 unplaced genomic scaffold, ASM419377v2 tig00020409_1_pilon_353193_443268, whole genome shotgun sequence genomic region:
- the LOC114404333 gene encoding E3 ubiquitin-protein ligase CCNB1IP1 homolog isoform X5 → MGQSLLQIIVMPFVQMAMAGVSPQILMKSAYRSVMFYMGQKELEIQFKMNKIVAQCRQKCETMQEKFTEKLEQVHTAYQKMAKKCQMMQQEIESITKDNQELQEKFAEKSRQKRKLDEMYDQLRNEYDSVKRFAIQPANNFYARNEHDLFSNPPNIMDDREMGRKGGLVFTPATPGPREDVWPARQNSNNSGHFDLSVGSPAKQTVIAGDAGNRRAGAHPVFGPGATNNPSMTLRNLILSPIKRPQLSRNRPQLFTL, encoded by the exons ATGGGTCAAT CTTTGTTGCAAATTATTGTGATGCCTTTTGTGCAGATGGCCATGGCAGGAGTATCTCCACAGATAT TGATGAAGAGTGCATATAGAAGTGTGATGTTCTACATGGGGCAAAAAGAACTGGAGATACAGTTTAAGATGAACAAGATTGTTGCTCAATGCCGGCAGAAATGTGAGACGATGCAAGAGAAGTTTACAGAAAAACTAGAGCAGGTACATACTGCTTACCAAAAGATGGCCAAGAAGTGCCAGATGATGCAACAGGAAATTGAGAGCATAACCAAGGACAATCAAGAACTTCAGGAAAAATTTGCTGAAAAATCCAG GCAGAAGAGAAAATTGGATGAAATGTATGATCAGCTGAGGAATGAGTATGACTCAGTGAAGCGATTTGCCATACAGCCTGCAAACAACTTTTATGCCAGAAATGAGCATGATTTGTTCTCAAACCCACCTAATATAATGGATGACAGAGAAATGGGCAGAAAAG GTGGGCTGGTATTCACTCCTGCCACTCCAGGACCAAGAGAGGATGTGTGGCCAGCAAGGCAGAATAGCAACAACTCTGGTCACTTTGATCTCTCCGTCGGCTCACCGGCAAAACAAACAGTCATTGCAGGGGATGCTGGGAACAGAAGGGCTGGTGCTCATCCTGTTTTTGGACCTGGTGCTACTAATAACCCATCCATGACTTTGAGGAACTTGATACTGTCTCCAATCAAGCGGCCTCAGCTCTCACGTAACCGCCCCCAACTATTCAC GTTGTAG
- the LOC114404333 gene encoding E3 ubiquitin-protein ligase CCNB1IP1 homolog isoform X1, whose amino-acid sequence MRCNACWREVEGRAISTTCGHLLCTDDANKILSNDGACPICDQVLSKSLMKPVDVNPNDEWVNMAMAGVSPQILMKSAYRSVMFYMGQKELEIQFKMNKIVAQCRQKCETMQEKFTEKLEQVHTAYQKMAKKCQMMQQEIESITKDNQELQEKFAEKSRQKRKLDEMYDQLRNEYDSVKRFAIQPANNFYARNEHDLFSNPPNIMDDREMGRKGGLVFTPATPGPREDVWPARQNSNNSGHFDLSVGSPAKQTVIAGDAGNRRAGAHPVFGPGATNNPSMTLRNLILSPIKRPQLSRNRPQLFTL is encoded by the exons ATGAGATGCAATGCATGTTGGCGAGAAGTAGAAGGGCGAGCCATTTCCACAACTTGTGGTCACCTATTAT GCACAGATGATGCCAATAAGATATTAAGCAATGATGGAGCATGTCCTATTTGtgatcaagtcctttcaaagag TCTCATGAAACCTGTGGATGTCAATCCCAATGATGAATGGGTCAAT ATGGCCATGGCAGGAGTATCTCCACAGATAT TGATGAAGAGTGCATATAGAAGTGTGATGTTCTACATGGGGCAAAAAGAACTGGAGATACAGTTTAAGATGAACAAGATTGTTGCTCAATGCCGGCAGAAATGTGAGACGATGCAAGAGAAGTTTACAGAAAAACTAGAGCAGGTACATACTGCTTACCAAAAGATGGCCAAGAAGTGCCAGATGATGCAACAGGAAATTGAGAGCATAACCAAGGACAATCAAGAACTTCAGGAAAAATTTGCTGAAAAATCCAG GCAGAAGAGAAAATTGGATGAAATGTATGATCAGCTGAGGAATGAGTATGACTCAGTGAAGCGATTTGCCATACAGCCTGCAAACAACTTTTATGCCAGAAATGAGCATGATTTGTTCTCAAACCCACCTAATATAATGGATGACAGAGAAATGGGCAGAAAAG GTGGGCTGGTATTCACTCCTGCCACTCCAGGACCAAGAGAGGATGTGTGGCCAGCAAGGCAGAATAGCAACAACTCTGGTCACTTTGATCTCTCCGTCGGCTCACCGGCAAAACAAACAGTCATTGCAGGGGATGCTGGGAACAGAAGGGCTGGTGCTCATCCTGTTTTTGGACCTGGTGCTACTAATAACCCATCCATGACTTTGAGGAACTTGATACTGTCTCCAATCAAGCGGCCTCAGCTCTCACGTAACCGCCCCCAACTATTCAC GTTGTAG
- the LOC114404333 gene encoding E3 ubiquitin-protein ligase CCNB1IP1 homolog isoform X3: MRCNACWREVEGRAISTTCGHLLCTDDANKILSNDGACPICDQVLSKSLMKPVDVNPNDEWVNMAMAGVSPQILMKSAYRSVMFYMGQKELEIQFKMNKIVAQCRQKCETMQEKFTEKLEQVHTAYQKMAKKCQMMQQEIESITKDNQELQEKFAEKSRQKRKLDEMYDQLRNEYDSVKRFAIQPANNFYARNEHDLFSNPPNIMDDREMGRKGPREDVWPARQNSNNSGHFDLSVGSPAKQTVIAGDAGNRRAGAHPVFGPGATNNPSMTLRNLILSPIKRPQLSRNRPQLFTL, encoded by the exons ATGAGATGCAATGCATGTTGGCGAGAAGTAGAAGGGCGAGCCATTTCCACAACTTGTGGTCACCTATTAT GCACAGATGATGCCAATAAGATATTAAGCAATGATGGAGCATGTCCTATTTGtgatcaagtcctttcaaagag TCTCATGAAACCTGTGGATGTCAATCCCAATGATGAATGGGTCAAT ATGGCCATGGCAGGAGTATCTCCACAGATAT TGATGAAGAGTGCATATAGAAGTGTGATGTTCTACATGGGGCAAAAAGAACTGGAGATACAGTTTAAGATGAACAAGATTGTTGCTCAATGCCGGCAGAAATGTGAGACGATGCAAGAGAAGTTTACAGAAAAACTAGAGCAGGTACATACTGCTTACCAAAAGATGGCCAAGAAGTGCCAGATGATGCAACAGGAAATTGAGAGCATAACCAAGGACAATCAAGAACTTCAGGAAAAATTTGCTGAAAAATCCAG GCAGAAGAGAAAATTGGATGAAATGTATGATCAGCTGAGGAATGAGTATGACTCAGTGAAGCGATTTGCCATACAGCCTGCAAACAACTTTTATGCCAGAAATGAGCATGATTTGTTCTCAAACCCACCTAATATAATGGATGACAGAGAAATGGGCAGAAAAG GACCAAGAGAGGATGTGTGGCCAGCAAGGCAGAATAGCAACAACTCTGGTCACTTTGATCTCTCCGTCGGCTCACCGGCAAAACAAACAGTCATTGCAGGGGATGCTGGGAACAGAAGGGCTGGTGCTCATCCTGTTTTTGGACCTGGTGCTACTAATAACCCATCCATGACTTTGAGGAACTTGATACTGTCTCCAATCAAGCGGCCTCAGCTCTCACGTAACCGCCCCCAACTATTCAC GTTGTAG
- the LOC114404333 gene encoding E3 ubiquitin-protein ligase CCNB1IP1 homolog isoform X2: MRCNACWREVEGRAISTTCGHLLCTDDANKILSNDGACPICDQVLSKSLMKPVDVNPNDEWVNMAMAGVSPQILMKSAYRSVMFYMGQKELEIQFKMNKIVAQCRQKCETMQEKFTEKLEQVHTAYQKMAKKCQMMQQEIESITKDNQELQEKFAEKSRQKRKLDEMYDQLRNEYDSVKRFAIQPANNFYARNEHDLFSNPPNIMDDREMGRKGGLVFTPATPGPREDVWPARQNSNNSGHFDLSVGSPAKQTVIAGDAGNRRAGAHPVFGPGATNNPSMTLRNLILSPIKRPQLSRNRPQLFT; the protein is encoded by the exons ATGAGATGCAATGCATGTTGGCGAGAAGTAGAAGGGCGAGCCATTTCCACAACTTGTGGTCACCTATTAT GCACAGATGATGCCAATAAGATATTAAGCAATGATGGAGCATGTCCTATTTGtgatcaagtcctttcaaagag TCTCATGAAACCTGTGGATGTCAATCCCAATGATGAATGGGTCAAT ATGGCCATGGCAGGAGTATCTCCACAGATAT TGATGAAGAGTGCATATAGAAGTGTGATGTTCTACATGGGGCAAAAAGAACTGGAGATACAGTTTAAGATGAACAAGATTGTTGCTCAATGCCGGCAGAAATGTGAGACGATGCAAGAGAAGTTTACAGAAAAACTAGAGCAGGTACATACTGCTTACCAAAAGATGGCCAAGAAGTGCCAGATGATGCAACAGGAAATTGAGAGCATAACCAAGGACAATCAAGAACTTCAGGAAAAATTTGCTGAAAAATCCAG GCAGAAGAGAAAATTGGATGAAATGTATGATCAGCTGAGGAATGAGTATGACTCAGTGAAGCGATTTGCCATACAGCCTGCAAACAACTTTTATGCCAGAAATGAGCATGATTTGTTCTCAAACCCACCTAATATAATGGATGACAGAGAAATGGGCAGAAAAG GTGGGCTGGTATTCACTCCTGCCACTCCAGGACCAAGAGAGGATGTGTGGCCAGCAAGGCAGAATAGCAACAACTCTGGTCACTTTGATCTCTCCGTCGGCTCACCGGCAAAACAAACAGTCATTGCAGGGGATGCTGGGAACAGAAGGGCTGGTGCTCATCCTGTTTTTGGACCTGGTGCTACTAATAACCCATCCATGACTTTGAGGAACTTGATACTGTCTCCAATCAAGCGGCCTCAGCTCTCACGTAACCGCCCCCAACTATTCACGTGA
- the LOC114404333 gene encoding E3 ubiquitin-protein ligase CCNB1IP1 homolog isoform X4 yields MRCNACWREVEGRAISTTCGHLLCTDDANKILSNDGACPICDQVLSKSLMKPVDVNPNDEWVNMAMAGVSPQILMKSAYRSVMFYMGQKELEIQFKMNKIVAQCRQKCETMQEKFTEKLEQVHTAYQKMAKKCQMMQQEIESITKDNQELQEKFAEKSRQKRKLDEMYDQLRNEYDSVKRFAIQPANNFYARNEHDLFSNPPNIMDDREMGRKGPREDVWPARQNSNNSGHFDLSVGSPAKQTVIAGDAGNRRAGAHPVFGPGATNNPSMTLRNLILSPIKRPQLSRNRPQLFT; encoded by the exons ATGAGATGCAATGCATGTTGGCGAGAAGTAGAAGGGCGAGCCATTTCCACAACTTGTGGTCACCTATTAT GCACAGATGATGCCAATAAGATATTAAGCAATGATGGAGCATGTCCTATTTGtgatcaagtcctttcaaagag TCTCATGAAACCTGTGGATGTCAATCCCAATGATGAATGGGTCAAT ATGGCCATGGCAGGAGTATCTCCACAGATAT TGATGAAGAGTGCATATAGAAGTGTGATGTTCTACATGGGGCAAAAAGAACTGGAGATACAGTTTAAGATGAACAAGATTGTTGCTCAATGCCGGCAGAAATGTGAGACGATGCAAGAGAAGTTTACAGAAAAACTAGAGCAGGTACATACTGCTTACCAAAAGATGGCCAAGAAGTGCCAGATGATGCAACAGGAAATTGAGAGCATAACCAAGGACAATCAAGAACTTCAGGAAAAATTTGCTGAAAAATCCAG GCAGAAGAGAAAATTGGATGAAATGTATGATCAGCTGAGGAATGAGTATGACTCAGTGAAGCGATTTGCCATACAGCCTGCAAACAACTTTTATGCCAGAAATGAGCATGATTTGTTCTCAAACCCACCTAATATAATGGATGACAGAGAAATGGGCAGAAAAG GACCAAGAGAGGATGTGTGGCCAGCAAGGCAGAATAGCAACAACTCTGGTCACTTTGATCTCTCCGTCGGCTCACCGGCAAAACAAACAGTCATTGCAGGGGATGCTGGGAACAGAAGGGCTGGTGCTCATCCTGTTTTTGGACCTGGTGCTACTAATAACCCATCCATGACTTTGAGGAACTTGATACTGTCTCCAATCAAGCGGCCTCAGCTCTCACGTAACCGCCCCCAACTATTCACGTGA